In the Rhinoderma darwinii isolate aRhiDar2 chromosome 13, aRhiDar2.hap1, whole genome shotgun sequence genome, one interval contains:
- the FAM110A gene encoding protein FAM110A codes for MPVGTLQSAGMGAPLTSVMPFRILNKGPEYFRRQMEKGARKPSAVERLEADKAKYVKSKQVVSTKQEPVRPTLSRQPLFSPGVRRVLVTPNRRGSPTATRGENRGAKSSLNLEILNNLINICDSPLTSPRADIVPWQEAEKPQNSSTPSTPASLRTPSTTAVRRVDVRPGDAPRPSPFPEILITRVIETPAKLCLPTDSPLCSPTGTPSEKGKKQTILHRSKSDLSDRYSRASADLERFFNYCGLDPGEVSNIGAEHFVRASSDIVSVKFHSVSAESSEYAQSQVSAAAPQETTTRIPYGISIIERNARVIKWLYGLRQSREVQKMSA; via the coding sequence ATGCCCGTGGGTACGTTACAGTCCGCAGGAATGGGCGCCCCTCTCACTTCCGTAATGCCCTTTCGCATTCTCAACAAAGGTCCTGAATACTTTCGACGGCAGATGGAGAAAGGAGCTCGGAAACCCAGCGCGGTGGAGAGATTGGAGGCCGATAAAGCCAAGTACGTCAAAAGCAAACAGGTGGTGAGCACCAAGCAAGAGCCGGTCAGGCCGACGTTGTCCCGGCAGCCGCTCTTCTCCCCGGGTGTTCGGAGAGTGCTGGTGACCCCCAACCGCAGGGGCTCCCCGACTGCAACAAGGGGAGAAAACCGAGGTGCCAAGAGCTCTTTAAATCTGGAGATTCTTAATAACTTGATAAACATTTGTGACAGTCCTCTGACCTCCCCACGGGCAGACATTGTGCCGTGGCAAGAAGCGGAGAAGCCACAGAATTCATCCACCCCAAGCACGCCCGCCAGCCTTCGGACGCCCAGCACAACGGCTGTACGTAGAGTGGACGTTCGTCCCGGCGACGCACCACGTCCTTCCCCTTTTCCGGAAATCCTCATCACCCGAGTGATCGAAACTCCTGCCAAATTGTGCCTCcccacagacagccccctctgctcGCCCACCGGTACCCCGAGCGAAAAAGGTAAAAAGCAAACCATCCTACATCGTTCCAAATCTGACCTGAGCGACCGCTATTCCCGAGCCAGTGCCGACCTCGAACGTTTCTTCAATTACTGCGGCCTGGACCCCGGGGAAGTTTCCAACATCGGAGCGGAGCATTTCGTCCGGGCGAGTTCGGATATCGTGTCCGTCAAGTTTCACAGCGTCAGTGCAGAAAGCTCCGAGTATGCCCAATCCCAGGTCAGCGCAGCCGCCCCCCAAGAGACGACGACGCGTATTCCTTATGGGATTTCGATCATTGAACGGAACGCCAGGGTTATAAAATGGCTTTATGGATTACGgcaatccagagaggtccaaaaaATGTCTGCGTAG